The Toxorhynchites rutilus septentrionalis strain SRP chromosome 3, ASM2978413v1, whole genome shotgun sequence genome includes a region encoding these proteins:
- the LOC129780120 gene encoding secretory carrier-associated membrane protein 2, whose amino-acid sequence MSGFDDNPFGEPIVDNPFADASIQAATRSTTSPQQTLDDYDPFSNDPVSQQRTQNNFGQPATLQPSSQTIPAYSQSGAQYNNNAAGSASSPAAMTQISTAELQRRQDELEKKAQELERREAELINSANASRPNNWPPLPSFCPMQPCFYHDINIDIPTEFQKIVQNLYYLWMFYTLVMAVNIIGGLVILIHSSDFRTFGLGIFYAVLFAPASFLCWYRPAYKAFKNDSSFNFMMFFFIFFFQTLVTIIQTIGFPGSGTCGVIMAIAQFSGGGLGILVGIFVLAIAVGYGACAAGNILMLSKIHAIYRSGTENNRITMDKARQEFQSGFFGNQIVRDAAAGAARATVQSQFNQNSAY is encoded by the exons ATGTCTGGATTTGATGATAATCCGTTCGGCGAACCGATCGTCGATAATCCGTTTGCG GACGCTTCTATTCAGGCTGCCACTAGAAGCACGACGAGTCCACAACAGACGCTGGATGATTATGATCCTTTTTCGAACGATCCCGTTAGCCAGCAGCGAACGCAGAACAACTTTGGTCAACCGGCGACCTTGCAGCCCTCGTCACAAACTATTCCGGCCTATAGTCAGAGTGGAGCACAGTACAACAATAATGCGGCAGGAAGTGCCAGCAGTCCCGCGGCGATGACACAAATATCCACAGCCGAGCTGCAA AGACGCCAGGATGAGCTGGAAAAGAAGGCGCAAGAGTTGGAGCGTCGCGAGGCGGAACTAATTAACAGTGCCAATGCGAGTCGGCCGAACAATTGGCCTCCTTTGCCATCATTCTGTCCGATGCAACCCTGCTTCTATCACGACATCAATATTGACATCCCGACCGAGTTCCAGAAAATTGTACAAAATCTGTACTATTTGTGGATGTTCTACACGTTGGTTATGGCTGTGAATATCATCGGCGGTTTGGTGATACTGATTCATTCCAGCGATTTTCGCACATTCGGGCTGGGCATCTTCTATGCCGTGCTGTTCGCACCTGCTTCTTTCCTGTGCTG GTATCGTCCAGCCTACAAAGCCTTCAAGAATGATTCCAgcttcaattttatgatgttcttctttattttcttcttccaaACTCTGGTTACGATAATTCAAACGATTGGCTTTCCCGGTTCGGGTACTTGCGGTGTCATTATGGCAATCGCGCAGTTCAGCGGTGGCGGTCTCGGTATTCTTGTTGGTATTTTTGTATTGGCTATCGCAGTTGGATACGGTGCATGTGCGGCAGGAAACATATTGATGCTGAGTAAA ATCCACGCAATTTACCGCAGCGGTACCGAGAATAACCGCATTACGATGGACAAGGCCCGGCAGGAATTCCAATCGGGCTTTTTCGGCAATCAGATAGTGCGCGATGCTGCGGCCGGAGCTGCTCGGGCCACTGTGCAGTCGCAGTTCAACCAGAACAG CGCATATTGA
- the LOC129780119 gene encoding bystin → MGKSKASRIKGLTGPKTSLGDQINEGRVAKKPKASKFRLRAEEEEYVDAKTTKKILNQARKQQAELNLLGDSFGPSLAESAALAEGKKKHRLGDHDSSDDSDGEHRGEEDVDGQDFFDDMKINEEDERALEMFQNKDGVKTRTLADIIMDKITEKQTEIQTQFSDDGLLKLEEIDTRVREMYEGVRDVLKRYRSGSVPKAFKIIPKLRNWEQILFITEPHNWSAAAMFQATRLFSSGLTQYMAQRFYNLVLLPRVRDDLAEYHKLNFYLYRALKKALFKPAAFMKGVILPLLESGDCTLREAIILGSIINTTTIPVLHTSACLLKICEMEYSGANSVFIRIILDKRYALPYRVVDAAVFHFLRFEKDKRELPTLWHNALLTFAQRYKHDISTEQRDLLLELLKKKSHHKITPEIRRELMAAKCRDVETGESLAHEADMEYKEDDDFTPMDADEGEKMDSDTNDEDEEL, encoded by the exons ATGGGTAAATCGAAAGCAAGTCGAATAAAAGGTCTCACCGGTCCGAAAACATCTCTCGGTGATCAAATCAACGAGGGCCGGGTAGCTAAAAAACCAAAAGCCAGCAAGTTTCGCCTGCGAGCCGAAGAGGAAGAATATGTGGATGCCAAAACTACGAAGAAAATCCTCAACCAGGCTCGCAAACAACAAGCTGAGCTCAATCTTCTAGGTGACTCGTTTGGTCCATCGCTAGCCGAGTCAGCAGCGCTGGCTGAGGGTAAGAAAAAGCATCGCCTGGGAGATCACGATTCTTCAGATGACTCGGACGGGGAACATCGGGGAGAGGAGGATGTTGACGGCCAGGATTTCTTCGATGACATGAAGATCAACGAAGAGGATGAGCGAGCATtggaaatgtttcaaaacaa AGATGGTGTGAAAACGCGTACATTAGCTGACATTATCATGGATAAAATCACCGAGAAGCAAACTGAGATTCAAACACAGTTCTCGGATGACGGATTGCTCAAGCTGGAGGAAATTGATACACGGGTGCGGGAAATGTATGAAGGCGTTCGAGACGTCCTGAAGCGATACCGCAGTGGCAGCGTACCGAAGGCGTTCAAGATTATTCCCAAGTTGAGAAATTGGGAGCAAATTCTCTTCATCACTGAGCCACACAATTGGAGTGCCGCTGCGATGTTCCAAGCAACGAGATTATTTTCATCTGGATTAACTCAGTACATGGCCCAAAGGTTCTATAACCTTGTGCTGTTGCCACGGGTACGAGATGATTTAGCAGAGTACCACAAGCTGAATTTCTATCTGTATCGAGCGCTTAAGAAGGCTCTCTTCAAACCGGCAGCCTTCATGAAGGGTGTCATTTTGCCACTGCTGGAATCGGGAGATTGTACACTGCGGGAGGCGATTATCCTCGGCAGCATTATCAATACTACCACAATTCCAGTGCTGCATACATCGGCCTGTTTGTTAAAAATTTGCGAGATGGAATACTCCGGTGCGAATTCAGTCTTCATTAGGATTATTCTGGACAAACGATATGCTCTGCCGTATCGAGTGGTGGATGCCGCAGTGTTTCACTTCCTGCGATTCGAAAAAGACAAACGCGAGCTTCCGACACTATGGCACAACGCACTGCTTACTTTTGCTCAACGGTACAAGCATGATATATCCACAGAACAGCGCGATCTGCTTTTGGAGTTATTAAA AAAAAAATCCCACCACAAAATCACACCAGAAATCCGTCGCGAGCTGATGGCGGCCAAATGTCGCGATGTTGAAACGGGTGAGAGCTTGGCTCACGAGGCAGACATGGAATATAAGGAGGACGACGATTTCACTCCAATGGACGCAGACGAAGGTGAAAAAATGGACAGTGATACGAATGATGAAGATGAAGAGTtgtaa